AGGTGCTGGCCGACCTCGGCCTCGCCGGCGATCTGCTCGCCGAGGGCCGCACGGGCCTGCCGTTCCGCCGCTACTTCGACGGCGCCTTCGCCGCCGAGTCCGACCCCTCGGCGGACACTCCGCCGACCCCGGGCGCCCCGTACCCCGCCTCGCTCTACCTCCCGCAGGACCGGATCGAGGAGCTGCTGCGGGCCCGACTGGCCGAGCTGGAGGTGGCGGTGGAGTTCGGCACCGAGCTGACCGGCTTCGAGCAGGACGGCGAGCGGGTGACGGCCCGCCTCGCGGACGGCAGGGAGGTCACCGCGCAGTACCTGGTCGCCTGCGACGGCGGGCGGAGCACCGTCCGCAAGCAGCTCGGCGTGGCCTTCACGGGCACCGGCGAGCCGGAGCCGGCCATGGTGGTGGGCGATCTGGAGCTGACCGGGCTGGAGCCCACCGCGTGGCACCAGTGGTTCGGCCCGCAGGGCGCCCTGATGCTCTGCCCGTTCGGCGAGGAGGGCGACCGCTGGCAGGTCCAGGCGACCCCGGAAACGGGCCCCGACGGCACCGCACTCGCCCCGTCGCTGGAGGGCTTCCGCCGGATCATCGCCCGGCACACCGGGCGCGACGACATCCAGGTGCGCGCGGCCGGCTGGCTTTCCAGCTGGCGGGTCAACGTGCGGATGGCGGAGCAGTACCGGGTCGGGCGGGTGCTGCTCGCCGGCGACGCCGCGCACGTCCACCCGACGGCGGGCGGGCTCGGCATGAACACCGGCATCCAGGACGCCTGGAACCTCGGCTGGAAGCTCGGGTACGCACTGTCCGGCCGGGCACGGTCGGCACTGCTCGACAGCTACTCGGAGGAGCGCCGGCCGATCGCCGCCTGGACGCTGGAGACCTCCGCCGCGGGCATGGCCGCCGTACGGGAGGGCGCCCGGACCCCGGGGGTCGGGCTGGAGGCCGTCCGGGTCGCGGACATCACCGGCCTCTCGCTCGGCTACCGCGGGAGCAGCCTCGCGGAGGACCTGCTGGGCGGCCCCCTCCGGGCCGGCGACCGGGCCCCGGACGCCCGTTGCACCGACGCCGAGGGGCGACCGATACGGCTCCTGGAGACGTTCGTGGGCGATCGGTTCACCCTGCTCGCCTTCGGCCACCGGCCCGCCCTCGACCCGGGCGCCCTCGACCTGTCGGCGCACCTCCGCACGGTCACCGTGGACACGGACGACCCGGCCGGGCTGCGGGACACCGACGGGCACGCACGGCGGGCGTACGGCATCGAGGGCGACGCGCTGGTGCTGGTCCGGCCAGACAACCATGTGGCGCTCACCGCGCCCGGGGGCGGGGAGAAGGCCGCCCTCGACTACCTCGGCCGGTTGTAAAGAATTCTTTCTAAAGATAGCTTTAGAAGCATGACCGAGGAGCGTCCGGCACCCGAAGTGCCACCCGCCGTGCAGCTCAGCGACCCGCGGGCGCTGCGGGCCTACGCCCATCCCACCCGGATGGCACTGGTCGGACTGCTCCGCCACGAGGGCCCGCTGACGGCCACCCGGGCCGCCGAACTGCTCGGCGAGTCGGTGGCGAGCTGCTCCTTCCACCTCCGCCAGCTCGCCAAGTACGGGCTGGTGGAGGAGGCGGGCGGCGGCCGCGGCCGGGAGAAGCCCTGGCAGGCCACCGCCCTGTTCACCAGCTGGGACACGGCCGCCGATGACCCGGCCACCGCCGAGGCGGCCGACGCTCTCCACCGCACGGTCGTCGAGCGGTACGCCGCCCTCGCGGCTCGCTGGCTGGAGGTCCAGCCGGGCGAGCCGTCGGCCTGGCGCAGCGCCGCCGGCATCGGCGACACCCTTCTGCACCTCACCGCCGAGGAGCTCACCGAACTCGCCGCGCGGATGGACGAGCTGACCCGCCCGTACCTGGACCGCCTGGGCGCCGGGGCCGAGCGCCCGCCCGGCAGCCGCCCGGTGCTGCTCGTCCGGATGGCCCTGCCGATCGACCTGCCGCCCGTCGCCGACCCGCCACCCGCCTCCGACCCGCCACCCGTCTCCGACCCGCCACCCGTCTCCGACCCGCCGCACGACAGCGAAGGCCTCGACAGCCGCAACGACCGCAACGAGCACGACGACCGGCCGCAGCACCGCACCGAGGAGGGGGCCCGGTGACCTCGACGACCGACTCCACCCCGCAGCCCGCTCCCGCCGCCCCTGCCCCTGCCCCTACTACTGCCTCCCCGGTCACCCCGAAGTCCGCGACCGCCGCTCACGAGGGCCGGGGGCGCCGGCTGATACCCGCGCTGCTGCGGGTCACCGAGTTCCGCCGGTACTGGACGGGCCAGACGATCTCGGCGGTCGGCGACCAGATCACCGGCATCGTGCTGCCGCTGGTCGCGGTCAGCACGCTGCACGCCGACGCCGGGCGGATGGGCCTGCTCACCGCCGCGGGCTGGCTGCCGAGTCTGCTCTTCGCGCTGCACGCCGGCACCTGGGCGGACGGCCGTTCCGACCGCCGCCGGGTGATGATCGTCGCCGATGTCGCCCGGGCGGTCCTGCTGCTCACCGTGCCGGCGGCCCACCTGCTGGGTGTCCTGACGCTCACCCAGCTGTTCGTGGTCGCCTTCGTGATGGGCGGCTTCTCGGTGCTCTTCGACGTCTGCAACGCGCCGCTGTTCGTCGCGGTCGTCCCGAACGAGCGCTATGTGGAGGGCAATTCGCTGGTCAACGGCAGCCGGGCGATGTCCTCGGCGGCCGGCCCGGGCCTCGGCGGCGGCTTGGTGCAGTTGCTCGCCGCGCCCCTGGCCCTGGTCGCCGACGCGCTCTCCTTCCTTGCCTCCGCGCTCGCGCTCGGCAGCATCCGGCCGACCGAGCCGCCGGCCGAGCCGCGCACCCGCGGCCGGATCTCCGCCGGGCTGCGGTTCATCACCGCCACCCCGATCATGCGGGCCGCCCTGCTCGGCACCGCGACGGTGAACCTCTTCACCTTCATGATCGCGGCGCTCTTCGTGCTGTTCGCGACGACCGAACTCGGCCTCTCCGCGGGCCTGCTCGGCACCGTGCTGAGCGCGGGCGCGCTGGGTGGGCTGCTCGGCGCCGGCCTGACCGGCCGGATCAGCCGCCGGATCGGCATCGGGCGGGCGGTGGTGCTCGGGCTGATCGCCTACCCCGCGCCGCTGCTGCTCGTCCCCGCGGCGCGCGGCGGCACCCTGCCGGTCGTCGCACTGCTGCTGGCCGCCGTCTTCCTGTCCGGGATCGGCGTGATGATCCTCGATATCACAGTCGGCTCGCTCTTCGCGGCAGTAATCCCGGATCGGCTCCGATCCCGGGTCTCCGGGGCCTATCAGGCGGTCAACTACGGCATCCGTCCGCTAGGTTCCCTTCTGGGAGGGGTGCTCGGCAGCACGCTCGGCCTGCGGCCGGCGCTCTGGGTAGCCGCCGTAGGCGCGCTCACCTCGTTCCTGTGGCTGTTGCCGTCGCCGATTCCCGGCCTCCGTTCCCTGCCCGATGCGCAGGAGGAGAAGGGACTCTGACCCATCGTCAGGGAAAATCCGGGGAGTCGGGCATATGCCCGAGGAAAGTGCCGGAACCCTCCCCCGCGGCGCTTGCGGCGCGGTAGCGTTACGCCCCGTTGGGGCTACAGCCAGTAAGGGCGTGGCCACGGACGCGTCACGGGGGCGCTGAGGAGGGGTGCGACCTTTGCCGGGAATCGACGAGTGTCTGATCGACGCGATGACCATCACCGGGGCTCTCGGTGCCAGCCTGGTCGACTGGACCAGCGGTCTCGCCCTCGGCGCGGCCGGCGCCGGTCCCGGCGGTGACCACGACGCCGGAGCGGCGGACGCCACCGAGGTGGCCCGCGCGATCACCCAGACCTCGTCGTTCGCCGACCCCGCCGCGAGAACCGCCCCGGCCGAGGACGTCATCGTCACCTCGGCGGGCACGTACCACCTGATCCGCTTCGTGGAGACGCCGTTCGACAGCAGCGTCTTCCTGTACCTGCGGCTCGACCGGGCCACCGCCAACCTCGCCATGGCCCGGTTGCGCCTCGCCTCCATCGCCGACGGACTGGTGCTCGCCTGATGCAGCCGACCCTGCAACCGGCCCCCGCGCCGGTTCTCCGACCCGCCGTCAGGCTGCCCCGAAGGCACCGGTCGGGCTTCGCCCCGGCCACCGTCTTCGAGGCGGCCCTGACCGACCTCTCCGCCGACTTCGCCACCGGTGCCCTGCACGGCTCGGCAGGCACCGTCCACCTGGTGAACGGGGAGGTGGTGCATGCCGAGAGTCCGGCCACCCCGGATGTCGGCACCCTCCTCACCTCCGCCGGCCGGCTCTCCGCCCGCACCTGGGCGGACGCAATGGCTGCGGCGCGCGACCGTTCGGCCGCCGAGTACCTGGTCGCCGCCGGCTCGATCGGCCGCGGTGAGCTGGAGCTCTGCCACCTGACCGCGGTCCTGGACGCCGCCTTCTTCGCACTGCCGCAGAACGACGGCCCGATCGGCTTCCTGCCCGGGGTGCGGCCGGGGTTGACGCTGGCCCGGCCGCTGGCCACCGGAGAACTGCGCCTGGCGGTCGGCCGGCGCCGCGTGCTGCTCGACCGCACCCACCCGGTCGCGGGCCTGGACGTCTCCCCCGTCCGCGCCCGCACCGGTCCGACCGAGGCCGGCCGCCGGCCCGCCACCTGCAGCGGTCGGCGCCGGGCGGTGCTGGCGGCGGCCGACGGGTTCCGCACCCCCGCCCAGATCGCCCGGCTGCTCGGCCGGTCCGCCTACACCACGCTGCTCGACATCCGGCACCTGGCGGCTGCCGGGCTCGTCGAGGCCCCGGCTCCGGCGGCCGTGCCGGCCCCGCTCGCCGCAGCCCGCGCGGCCGCCGGCCCGGTGGCCGCACCCGTCCTGTCGTCCGCCCCGGCACGGCCGGACGGAGTACCGCCGCAGGCCGGGCCGCCCCCGGCCCACCCGGAGGTACTGCTGCCGTCGCCGGCGCTGCACGATTTCCCGCCCGATCCGGAGATCGCCCTGCTGCTCCGGATCCGAGCCGCCCTGGAGGCCCGACTGTGAGCGTCCCACCCGCCCGTACGCCGTTCCGGGCCGCGTCATGAAGCGCGCCCTGCGCCAGTTCACGGCGAAGCGGACACCCGCCCTGCCCGAACCCGAGGTGCTCAGCGAGCTGCGCGGGCTGCGTGCCACCGTGCCGCACCTGACCGGCGGGCTGGTCGCCACCACCGACGGGCTGGTGGTCGCCCACGACACGAACGGCCTGGAACCGGAGGGCCTGGCGGCGCTGACCGCGGCCGCCCTCGGTGTCGGTTCCCGGCTGATCGAGGCCAGCGGCCAGGGCGGCTTTCGCGAGCTGCTCACCCGGGGCGAGCACGGTTACACGGCCACCTACGCGGCCGGCGGATACGTCGTGCTGACGCTGTTCGCCGGGCCGGACGCCAATGTGGGCCGGCTGCACTTCGAGGCGCGCCGGGCCGGCGGCCGGATCGCCGCCCTCGCCGACGCGGCCCTGGAGCGCCAGGACCGCCCCTGACCACTCATCACCGACTCATCACCGACACACCGTCAATCCATTCCCGGAAGGAACCACCATGGCCAGCACGGAGCACTCCCTCAAGGACGCGATGAGCTCGATCGAGGGCGCCATCGGCGTGGCCCTCGTCGACTACAACAGCGGCATGGCCCTCGGCACCATCGGCGGCGGTCCGGAGCTCGACCTGAACGTGGCCGCGGCCGGCAACACCGACGTCGTCCGGGCCAAGGTCAGGGCGATCGAGATGCTGAACCTCAAGGAGGCGATCGAGGACATCCTGATCAGCCTCTCGAGTCAGTACCACCTGATCCGCCCGCTCACCAGCCGCTCCGGCAAGGGCCTGTTCCTCTACCTCGCCCTCGACAAGCAGCGCGCCAACCTGGCGATGGCGCGCCACCAGCTCAAGCGCATCGAGGCCGAGCTGGAGGTCTGACAGCAGCACAACGGGCTGCGGGCCGGGCGGAGTCGACTCCCCCGGCCCGCCGGTGCGTCCGGAGAACCGACATACCCCTGGCCAGGCGTGAGGTGTCACACATAACATGGCAATGTGAAATTTCACTGACCTCAGCTCCACTCGGCCCGAAGGAGAGCCAACCCGCCGTGACCAGCGACGCCGTCCCCGTTCCGCCGAACACCGGCAGCCACGACCTCCCGGTCTCCCCCGCCCTCGACGCCTTCATGGGCACCGCCTGGGCACCCACTCCGCTGCCCGCCGGCGACCGGGTCGCCGCACACGCGGTGACACCCGCCCGCCGGGCCGCGCTGGCCGCGGCCTTCCCCGGCGAGCGCGTGGTCGTCCCGGCCGGGCAGCTGAAGGTGCGCAGCAACGACTGCGACTTCCGGTTCCGGCCGCACAGCGCGTACGCCTGGCTCACCGGGCTGACCGGCGAGGAGCAGGTCGGCCATGTGCTGGTGATCGAGCCGGACGGCGAGCCGGTGCTGCACGTCCGCCCGCGCTCGCCGCGCGGCGGGGGTTCCGAGTTCTACCGTGACCGCCGGTACGGCGAGTTCTGGGTCGGGCGGCGGCCGGACCTGGCCGAGGCCGAGCAGCTGACCGGCATCCGTACCGTCCACCTCGACGAGCTGGCCAAGACCGTCGGCCCCGCCGCCCGGGTGCTGGCCGGGGTGGATCCGGTGGTGGACGCGCTGACCGGCCGTCCGGCGGCCGACCACGTCGTCGGCGACGACCGGCTGGCCGCCGTCCTCTCCGAGCTCCGGCTGGTCAAGGACGCCTGGGAGGTGGGCCAGCTGCAGCTCGCCGTCGACCACACCGCGGCCGGCTTCGAGGACGTCGTGCGGGCGCTGCCGGCGGCGCTGCGCCACCATCGCGGCGAGCGCTGGCTGGAGGGCACCTTCGAGCGGCGCGCCCGGCTGGAGGGCAACGGCACCGGGTACGAGACGATCGTCGCCTCCGGCGCGCACGCCTGTGTGCTGCACTGGATCCGCAACGACGGGCCGCTCGACCCGTCCCGCCTGCTGCTGCTGGACGCGGGCGTGGAGACCGACACCCTCTACACCGCGGACATCACCCGCACCCTGCCGCTGAGCGGCACGTTCACCGCCGCCCAGCGGGACGCCTACGAGCTGGTGCTGGCCGCGCAGGAGGCGGGCATCGCGGCGGTGCGGCCGGGCGCGAGCTTCCGCGACTTCCACCGCGAGGCGATGCGGGTGATCGCCGAGGGGCTCGCCGACTGGGGCGTGCTGAAGGTCTCGGCGGAGGAGGCGCTGCGTCCGGAGAGCGGGCTGTTCCGCCGGTACACCCTGTGCAGCAGCGGCCACATGCTGGGCCTGGACGTCCACGACTGTGCCAGGGCGCGAACGGAGACCTATCTGGACGGCCGGCTGGCGGAGGGCCATGTCCTCACCGTGGAGCCGGGGCTGTACCTCCAGCCGGACGACGAGACGCTGCCGCCCGAGCTGCGGGGCATCGGCATCCGGATCGAGGACGACCTGGTGGTCACCGCGGACGGCGCCCGGCTGATGTCCGGCGCGCTGCCGCGCACGGTCGCCGGCATCGAGGAGTGGATGGGCGCCCTGCTGGACTGACCGTGGCGGCGGGGTGGGGCTGCCGCACGGGGCGTCGGACGGCCGGTGAGCACACGGCAACCTGGCGGCAACAGCCGGGCAACGCACGGGAATCCGGCCGGCCCTAATTTCTGTCAACCGACAGAAAACGCCCGCGGAAAGCCGGTGCCCGATGACCACCAGCACTTCCCTCGCCCCTGCCGAGACCCCCGGGCCGCCGTCCCCCGGCGCGCTCCCCTACCCGCAGCAACTCCACCGCACGATGGGCCGGTTCGCCTCCTTCGCGGCCGGGTTCTCGTTCATCTCCGTCCTGACGACGGTCTTCCAGCTCTTCGCCTTCGGCTACGGCGCCGCCGGTCCGGCCTTCGTCTGGACCTGGCCGGCGGTGCTCGCCGGGCAGCTGCTGGTGGCCGCCTGCTTCGCCGAACTCGCCGCCCGCTACCCGATCTCCGGCGCCATCTACCAGTGGGCGACCCGGCTGGGGAACCCGGTCTACGGCTGGTTCACCGGCTGGCTGATGGTGCTCGGCCAGGTGGTCGTGGTCACCGCCGCGGCGCTGGCGCTGCAGGTGGTGCTGCCCGCGCTCTGGCCGGGCTTCCAGCTGCTCGGCGGCGACCCCTCGCCGACCACCGCGAGCGGCGCGGCCAACGCTGTGCTGCTCGGCACCGCGTTGATCGCGCTGACCACCCTGGTGAACGCGGTCGACAACCGGGTGCTGTCGGTGGTCAACGGGATCGGTGTGACGGCCGAACTCGTCGGCATCGCCCTGATCGTCGTGCTGCTGTTCACCCACACCGAGCAGCCGGCCAACGCGGTGCTGCACACCGCCCCGGTCGGCGGCGGCTTCTGGACGCTGCTGGTCGGCGCCTTCACCGCGGCGTACGTGATGATCGGCTTCGACAGCGCCGGCGAGCTCTCCGAGGAGACGGTCGCCCCACGCCGGACCGCGCCGCGCACCATCCTCACGGCGCTCGCCGCGGCCGGGGTGAGTGGCGGGCTGCTGCTGCTCGGCGGAGTGCTCGCCGCGCCCAGCCTGACCGACGGCCGGCTCGCCACCGAGGGCCTGTCGTACGTGCTGACGAGCAGTCTGGGTGACGGCCTGGGCCGGGTGCTGCTGGCGGACGTCGCGGTCGCGGTCTGCGTCGGCACCCTCGCCATGCAGACCGCCGGCACCCGGATGGTGTTCTCGATGGCCCGGGACGGCGCGCTGCCCGGCGCCCGCCGGCTGGCGAAGGTCTCGCCGCGCAGCGGGATGCCCCGGTGGGCGGCGCTCGCGGTCGGCGTCCCCGCGGCGGCGTTCCTGCTGCTCAACCTGGTCTCGCCGGCCGCGTTCCTGGCCCTGTCCGCGACCTGCATCGTGCTGGTCTACGCCGCCTACGCGCTGGTGGTGGGGGCGCTGCTGGTCCGCCGGCTGCGCGGGCTGCCGCTCGGCGATGACGGCCCGGCCCTGGACGAGGCCGGCCGGCCGCTCTTCACGCTCGGCCGCTGGGGGCTGCCGGTGAACGTGCTGGCCCTGCTCTACGGGCTCGGGATGACGGTCAACCTGGCCTGGCCGCGCGCCTCGGTCTACGACCCGCAGGGCGGTCACTGGTACCTGCGCTGGTTCGCCGTCCTGGTCCTGGCCGCAGCGGTCGCGGGCGGCGCCGCGTACCGGCTGCGCCGCCGCTGACCCCGCCGCAGGGCCCCACGGACCTGCGCGCCCCCGAAGGTCCGCCGCAACAGGCCGGCGGCCGCGCCGTTCAGAGAAGCCGCTCGCCCTCCCGGCGGGCGGCTTCGGCGCGTTCCGGTGCGCAGCCGGCGAAGCGCACCGCGGCGTCCGCCACGGCCCGGGCGACCGTCTCCGCCGAGCGGCCGCCGTGTTCCCGGGCGACCGCCACCCCGCCCTCCACCAGGCCGAACAGCAGGTCGGTGCGGAGCGCCGCGTCGGCGCCGGGGGCGAGCAGCGCGAGCAGCTGGCCGTACGCGGCCTTCAGCGCCTCGCGGGCGCCGCGGAAGTCGGCGAACCGCTCGCCGCGCACCTCCGGCAGCTGGTAGAGGGCGCCGAGGTTGTAGAGGCCGCCGTGGAGCAGTTCGGCGTCCCGGGCGGCCAGCGCCCAGAGGCGGGGCGCCGGGTCGGCGTCCGGGTCGGCGAGCAGCGCGGTGGCGAAGGCCAGCGAGGGCTCGACGGTGCTCTCCAGCAGGGTGGCGAGGATGTCCTCCTTGCCGGTGAAGTAGTGGTACATCGAGGCCTGCCGCATCCCGGCGCGCTCGGCGACGGCGCGGGTGGTGGTGGCGGCGTAGCCGTTGCGGGTGAAGAGGTCGGCGGCCGCGGCGAGCACCTGGTCGCGCGGGGCGAGGCCGCTCGCCGAGGGGCCCTGGGCGCGCGGGCGGCCGACCCGGCCGGTACCCGTCGTTCCGGCGGTGCCGGTGGTGCGGGCCGGGCGGGCTGCGGGGCGGCTGCTGGCGGACACCCGGCGATCCTCGCACATCGCCGCACCTCACCGCGGACGGCGATCTCCGTGAGGCGACGGTAACTCCGGCGTTACGCACGGGCAATGGCGGTGAATCCGGCCCTCCCTAATTTCTGTCGCATGACAGAAATCCACGACGCCGAGGCCGGCACCGCCACCACCACGGCCGCCCGCGCCCACGCCAGGTCCCAGGCGGGCACGGTCGTCGACTGCATGCCGCAGCTGCCGCCGCCCCCGGGCACGCTGTGGTCGGAGACCGTCGCCGGCGGCGGCTACACCCACCTCGTCCTGCCGGCCGGCACCCATGTCACCCTCACCGACCGGGACGGCGAAGCCTGCGCCCACCTGCTGCTGTACGTGACGGGCCGGCCCTGGGAGCGGCTCAACGCGGCCGACACCGTCAAGGTGCAGTGGAACGCCTACCTCACCGAGGGCAGCCAGCTGCTCTCCGACCAGGGCCGGGTGCTGGCCACGCTGGTCCAGGACACCTCCGGCCGGCACGACGCGCTGGCCGGCACCTCCACCGCGGCCCGCAACACCGCCCGTTACGGGGACGGCTCCGCGCACGGCCCCTCCCCCGCGGGCCGCGAGCTGTTCACCCTGGCCGCCGCCAAGCACGGCCTGACCCGGCGCGACCTGCCCGCCCCGGTCTCGTTCTTCCGGGGCGTCACCGTCGACGCGGACGGCACCCTGCGGCCCACCGGCTCGGCCGGCCCCGGTGCCCGGGTCACCCTCCGGCTGGAGCAGCACACCACCCTGCTGCTCGCCAACACCGCCCACCCGTTGGATCCGCGACCCGACTGGCGCTGCACCCCGCTGCAGCTGACCGCCGTGCCCGGCGAGGTGACCGGCCCCGGCGACCCGCACTGGGACGCCTGCCCCGAACGCCACCGCGCCCACCTCAACACCGCCGCCCTGGGGGCCCGATGACCGTCCTGCTCGACACCACCGTGCCCGCCCGCGGCGCCTGGTCCGCCGTCGTCCGCCGCGGGCAGCGGCTGACGATCACCGACCTCGGCGGCAACCAGGCCGTCGACTGCCTGCTCTACGACGCGCACGACACCTCCGTCCGCTACAGCGCCGCCGACACGCTTCAGGCCCAGGGCTCCGTCTTCCTCGACAAGGGCAGTGTCCTGCTCTCCACCGAGCACACCCCGCTGATGACGGTCGTGGAGGACGACTGCGGCCGGCACGACACCATCGCGGGCGCCTGCTCCAAGGAGTCCAACACCCTGCGCTACGGCCACCACACCTGGTCGCAGCACGCCTGCGTGGAGAACTTCCTCGCCGAGGGCGCCCGGCACGGCCTCGGCAAGCGCGACCTGGTCTCCAACATCAACTGGTACATGAACGTACCGGTCGAGGCGGACGGCACGCTCGGCATCGTCGACGGCATCTCCGCGCCCGGCCTGCGGGTGGTGCTGCGGGCCGAGACGGACGTGCTGGTGCTGGTCTCCAACTGCCCGCAGATCAACAACCCGTGCAACGGGTTCGACCCGACGCCGGTCCGCATGACCGTCACCGAGGACTGAGCCGCGATGAGCTTCGACACCCTGCTGATCGCCAACCGCGGCGAGATCGCCGCCCGGATCGTCCGCACCGCGCGCCGGATCGGCATCGCCACCGTTGCCGTGTACTCCGACCCGGACCGCTCCGCCCCGCACGTCCGGCTCGCCGACCACGCGGTGCGGCTCGGCCCGGCCGCCGCCAAGGACAGCTACCTGCGCACCGACCTGGTGCTGCAGGCCGCCCACGACAGCGGCGCCGGCGCGATCCACCCCGGCTACGGCTTCCTCTCCGAGGACGCCGCCTTCGCCCGGCAGGTGGAGGCCGCCGGGCTCGCCTTCGTCGGCCCCACCCCCGGCCAGCTGGAGGTGTTCGCCGCCAAGCACACCGCCCGCGCGGCCGCCGAGGCCGCCGGGGTGCCGCTGCTGCCCGGCACCGGTCTGCTGCCCGATCTGCCCGCCGCCCTCGCCGCCGCCGAGACCGTCGGCTACCCGGTGATGCTCAAGGCCACCGGCGGAGGCGGCGGCATCGGCATGCAGGCCTGCCGCGACGCCGACCAACTCGCCGGCGCCTGGGAGCGGGTGCAGCGGGTCGCCGCCGCCAGCTTCGCCACCGCTGGGCCCCTCCTGCCCGGCGGCGGGCAAGGAGGGCGGGTCTTCCTGGAGCGTCTGGTGGAGCACGCCCGGCACGTCGAGGTGCAGGTCTTCGGCGACGGCGCCGGCCGGGTGGTCACCCTCGGCGACCGCGACTGCTCGCTGCAGCGCCGCAACCAGAAGGTCCTGGAGGAGGCCCCCGCCCCCGACCTGCCCGACCCGGTCCGCCGCCGACTCGCCGACTCCGCCCGCGAGCTGTGCGCCTCCGTCGGCTACCGCTCGGCCGGCACCGTCGAGTACGTCTACGACGCCGCCCGCGAGGAGGCGTACTTCCTGGAGGTCAACACCCGTCTCCAGGTGGAGCACCCGGTCACCGAGGCCGTGTACGGGGTCGACCTGGTCGAGTGGATGCTCCGGCTGGCCCAGGGCGACCGCTCGGTGGTCCGCGAGGTCGGCGCACCCGACGGGCACGCCGTCGAGGCCCGCGTCTACGCCGAGGACCCGAACCGCGACCACCGCCCCAGCGCCGGCCTGCTGACCGAGGTCGCCTTCCCCGACGGCGTCCGGGTGGACACCTGGGTGGAGACCGGTACCGAGGTCACCACCGCCTACGACCCGATGCTCGCCAAGGTGATCGTGCACGGCACCGACCGTGCCGACGCCCTCGCCCGGTTCACCGGCGCCCTGGACGCCACCCGCATCCACGGCATCGAGACCAACCTCGGCCTGCTGCGCGCCGTACCGGCCGTGCCCGAGGTCGCCGCGGCCGCCCACCACACCGGCACCCTGGCGCACGTCGCCGACCCCACCCCGCGGATCGAGGTGGTCCGGGCCGGCACCCAGACCACCGTGCAGGACTGGCCCGGCCGCACCGGCTACTGGCACGTCGGCGTGCCGCCCTGCGGGCCGATGGACGATCTGTCCTTCCGGCTCGGCAACCGGGCGCTCGGCAACCCCGAGGGCGCCCCCGGCCTGGAGTGCACCCTGCTCGGGCCCGCCCTGCGCTTCACCGCCCCGACCTGGGTCTGCGTCACCGGCGCGCCCACCGGCGTCACCCTGGACGGCACGCCGGTACCGCAGTGGGAGCCGGTGCTCGTCCCGGCCGGCGGCCTGCTCGACATCCCCGCCCCGCCCGGCCCGGGCCTGCGCAGCTACCTGCTGGTCGCCGGCGGCCTGGAGGCCCCGGACTTCCTCGGCAGCGCCGCCACCTTCACCCTCGGCGGCTTCGGCGGCCACGGCGGTCGGGCGCTGCGCACCGGAGACGTCCTGCACGGCGGCACCGGCACTCTCGGCGCGGGCGCGGGCCCGGTCGCCGACCGCCCGGAGTTCACCTCGCAGTGGCGGCTGCCCGCGGTCGAAGGACCGCACGCCGCACCGGAGTTCTTCACCGAGCAGGACATCGCCGACTTCTACGCCGCCGACTGGTCGGTGCACTTCAACAGCGCCCGCACCGGTGTCCGCCTGGTCGGCCCCAAGCCCGCCTGGGCCCGGCCGGACGGCGGC
This genomic window from Streptomyces sp. TLI_235 contains:
- a CDS encoding 2-polyprenyl-6-methoxyphenol hydroxylase-like FAD-dependent oxidoreductase, with the protein product MSMSTSSASSASSASSASSAFMTPASATSVLISGAGPTGLTLACLLARQGVAVRVIERAPHPHTGSRGKTLNARSLEVLADLGLAGDLLAEGRTGLPFRRYFDGAFAAESDPSADTPPTPGAPYPASLYLPQDRIEELLRARLAELEVAVEFGTELTGFEQDGERVTARLADGREVTAQYLVACDGGRSTVRKQLGVAFTGTGEPEPAMVVGDLELTGLEPTAWHQWFGPQGALMLCPFGEEGDRWQVQATPETGPDGTALAPSLEGFRRIIARHTGRDDIQVRAAGWLSSWRVNVRMAEQYRVGRVLLAGDAAHVHPTAGGLGMNTGIQDAWNLGWKLGYALSGRARSALLDSYSEERRPIAAWTLETSAAGMAAVREGARTPGVGLEAVRVADITGLSLGYRGSSLAEDLLGGPLRAGDRAPDARCTDAEGRPIRLLETFVGDRFTLLAFGHRPALDPGALDLSAHLRTVTVDTDDPAGLRDTDGHARRAYGIEGDALVLVRPDNHVALTAPGGGEKAALDYLGRL
- a CDS encoding ArsR family transcriptional regulator, producing MTEERPAPEVPPAVQLSDPRALRAYAHPTRMALVGLLRHEGPLTATRAAELLGESVASCSFHLRQLAKYGLVEEAGGGRGREKPWQATALFTSWDTAADDPATAEAADALHRTVVERYAALAARWLEVQPGEPSAWRSAAGIGDTLLHLTAEELTELAARMDELTRPYLDRLGAGAERPPGSRPVLLVRMALPIDLPPVADPPPASDPPPVSDPPPVSDPPHDSEGLDSRNDRNEHDDRPQHRTEEGAR
- a CDS encoding putative MFS family arabinose efflux permease translates to MTSTTDSTPQPAPAAPAPAPTTASPVTPKSATAAHEGRGRRLIPALLRVTEFRRYWTGQTISAVGDQITGIVLPLVAVSTLHADAGRMGLLTAAGWLPSLLFALHAGTWADGRSDRRRVMIVADVARAVLLLTVPAAHLLGVLTLTQLFVVAFVMGGFSVLFDVCNAPLFVAVVPNERYVEGNSLVNGSRAMSSAAGPGLGGGLVQLLAAPLALVADALSFLASALALGSIRPTEPPAEPRTRGRISAGLRFITATPIMRAALLGTATVNLFTFMIAALFVLFATTELGLSAGLLGTVLSAGALGGLLGAGLTGRISRRIGIGRAVVLGLIAYPAPLLLVPAARGGTLPVVALLLAAVFLSGIGVMILDITVGSLFAAVIPDRLRSRVSGAYQAVNYGIRPLGSLLGGVLGSTLGLRPALWVAAVGALTSFLWLLPSPIPGLRSLPDAQEEKGL
- a CDS encoding Xaa-Pro aminopeptidase, encoding MTSDAVPVPPNTGSHDLPVSPALDAFMGTAWAPTPLPAGDRVAAHAVTPARRAALAAAFPGERVVVPAGQLKVRSNDCDFRFRPHSAYAWLTGLTGEEQVGHVLVIEPDGEPVLHVRPRSPRGGGSEFYRDRRYGEFWVGRRPDLAEAEQLTGIRTVHLDELAKTVGPAARVLAGVDPVVDALTGRPAADHVVGDDRLAAVLSELRLVKDAWEVGQLQLAVDHTAAGFEDVVRALPAALRHHRGERWLEGTFERRARLEGNGTGYETIVASGAHACVLHWIRNDGPLDPSRLLLLDAGVETDTLYTADITRTLPLSGTFTAAQRDAYELVLAAQEAGIAAVRPGASFRDFHREAMRVIAEGLADWGVLKVSAEEALRPESGLFRRYTLCSSGHMLGLDVHDCARARTETYLDGRLAEGHVLTVEPGLYLQPDDETLPPELRGIGIRIEDDLVVTADGARLMSGALPRTVAGIEEWMGALLD
- a CDS encoding amino acid/polyamine/organocation transporter (APC superfamily), encoding MTTSTSLAPAETPGPPSPGALPYPQQLHRTMGRFASFAAGFSFISVLTTVFQLFAFGYGAAGPAFVWTWPAVLAGQLLVAACFAELAARYPISGAIYQWATRLGNPVYGWFTGWLMVLGQVVVVTAAALALQVVLPALWPGFQLLGGDPSPTTASGAANAVLLGTALIALTTLVNAVDNRVLSVVNGIGVTAELVGIALIVVLLFTHTEQPANAVLHTAPVGGGFWTLLVGAFTAAYVMIGFDSAGELSEETVAPRRTAPRTILTALAAAGVSGGLLLLGGVLAAPSLTDGRLATEGLSYVLTSSLGDGLGRVLLADVAVAVCVGTLAMQTAGTRMVFSMARDGALPGARRLAKVSPRSGMPRWAALAVGVPAAAFLLLNLVSPAAFLALSATCIVLVYAAYALVVGALLVRRLRGLPLGDDGPALDEAGRPLFTLGRWGLPVNVLALLYGLGMTVNLAWPRASVYDPQGGHWYLRWFAVLVLAAAVAGGAAYRLRRR